The genomic segment tattattactcttAGTGATGTTTTTATTATTGGTGATGTTGAATATCTCGAATTCAGCTATGTGGTGTTTGGGAAATTGATTTTCGAATTAAAAGAATTGTCACTGAACTATTGTGTTAATTTCGATTTGGGTGTGCTGCGTGAATCTGAAGTTGAGAATCGAATCCATTTACTTGAGTTTCCAATTGATTGTTATTGACATCATTAGTATTGATTGTTTAAGCTTCTTACTGAATATACTACCTGTTTTGAATGTTTTAGTGAAATTTTCCGAACCTCCGTAGCTCGTTCTTCGAGCAATCGAAGCagcgattttaaaaaaattatggggCTGCTCGTTGCTTGTAACAGGTCTGGAACTAAATCATTGAGCTTGCAACAAGACACTCCTTTGATAACCCAAATTTTAGCGGCAAAGAGAGGGTGGTTTTGGTGGAGAAGAAGTGgtgattttatgattttttattaatGTTTAGAGCGAAATTAGGGTGGGCCGGGTCAAATTTTAGGTCTGGTCCGCAGTATTAGATGGCATGTTGACGAGGTCCTATGTGAACTCATTAATTGACATGGCAATGCCACAGTGGGCAGCCGTTAGGGATGAGGGTAAAGTTATATAGTAATGGTGAGGATACGACTAGTAGTATAACTTTTATACATTTGTTCACTACATAGTTAGTGATATAGATCATTCTAATAATTCTAACAATGTTTGTTTAATCtaagtaggtgtttggccatgaaaatcaaatatttttcactttatttggtattttggagttggagttgaagatggagttgtgtttggttatagtttttgcaaagagtatttggttgtttgaatgtattgaaggTGAAAACtagttttttggtgtttttcaaattccaaatacaacttcaaattgtatttgaaatttccatggccaaacgttgtttttcaaataaagtgaaaatattttccgaaaaaaagtgaaaaaaaaatttcaatgtAGACCCTGAGCGTataaatttgtttaaaaaaagacCAAGTTTCTCTCTAGCGACGGCACGTGCGAGGGAGAGTTACGTGGCAAGGAAGAAGGCCAAGACCATAACCATATGTTATGCCCTGTGAATTGATGCTAAAGGAGAAGTGCCTAGTGAAATCTGTGACATTCCGAGTAGCCTTGTCCCAAAGATACAGTGTCTTGGAATATGTCGCTCGGCCTATGGCTAGGCCTGTCTCGTGTTCTTTGGTGAGGTAAATTACACCATTTTCTTAATGGGCATCCATCTCATATGTTAAATTTGGATCATTGGGATTAAAACTATCAAAATGAAGGACAGTGAAATCACAAAGGGGATTATCATAAGAAGAAAAACAAGGTATGTGAGAGCAGATAAAGAGGCAAAAACAACCATATTTGGACAAATATTTATCAGATTGTCAGGCTACTGATAATAATCATCTATATGCCTTTGGAAGATATACCTCTcattttcttatcttttcaaGTGGAGACTAAGGACTTCAGTCAAGTTTTCCATccataaattattattatgCGTAAGAATTTCCGTGGACATCatttcacaacaacaacatacccagtgtaatcacACAGGTGGGATCCGAGGAGGGTAGAGTAACACAAACCTTAGCCTTATCTCGTGTAGGTAGAGACAGGGGCAGATCTACATGGTGTCAAGTGGATTCATATTAACCCACTTCGTCAAAAAttttcattgtatatatatgtatatttaatctGTCTTCGAAAATATCTAGGTAAATACTAAATTTTGAACGCATAGCCCAGTGGCACAGTGGGTTCAAACTTTTGAACGGATTCCAAGTTCGAACCCAGCCTACAACAAATgagctttctttttcttttaagcaTTTAACCACTGAAGACAAAAAGTAACTTTAAAAGCTAtccccaacttatttttcttcttttaaataaTAGAACTTAAATAAAACCCTCTGTACAGTTTcttaacttaaataaataagaaagggaCCCAATCTAAAATCCCCAATTCCCAAACCCTGCGTTACTGCTATTGCCCTCACGTTTCTAGTCTCTCTCAGCACCATGAAATCTCAGTCGAAGAAGAATCTCTCGCCGTCAAAACAAAGTCATCGATCAGGTTTGTTCTTTGCTCTCTACTCTTTGTTCTTTCATATATACAAGATTATGGTGGTTGTTAtttcttcaattaaaaaaaaaactgaccatttaaaattgaagaaaattacaATTGATTTTGGGTATCTACAGCGACACTTGTAAACATGGTCAAAGAGATTTACATGAGtgattttttttactaaattttaattttagaattCTCTAACTATTGGAACAGTTCGTTCcctttaaatatatattaagggaatgccaacaaaaataaaattactgcATTTTGGAAAAGAGAACAATAGCAAATTTATTAAGTCAAGAGCAGCACTTATAATGTGAATAAAGGATTTCCTTTGTTAAAAAATTTACCTTTCTGTTTTTAACTTTTGTTCTAATTAGAATTTTGATGTGGTAATTCAGGTTCAAAATTCAATGAAGAGATTTTTCTCTCTTGTATCATCCAAGTTGCCACAATCAAGTTCATCTGCTACAAATGCTCCTCAGGTGGAGGAAAACTTGAACCAATTAGAAGAAAATCATCATTCCGCTAAAAAACAAAAGCAAAGAGTAGATTTAGATTCTTTATCGGCAGATCCAAAGAAAAGAATACACATTCTGGACTATCTTCCAGATGAACTTGATGAGATAAGACGAGCATATATCCAGAGACGTCCTCATCAACCTCAACTTCCTATGTTCCTCAAACAGATTCTTATGGGTATAAACGTCGTTTTAATCTTAAATGGTATAAAAAATATCATGATTGGTTGGAGTATAGTGTGATAGAAGATGCTACTCATTGTTTGTGTTGTTATTTATTTCAAGATGAAAGCATTCATCAAGGTGGAGGCGAAGCATTTTCAAGTATAGGATTCAAGAGTTGgcacaaaaagaaaagattagatACGCACGTTGGTGAGTTGAACAGTGATCACAACCAGGCAAAGAAAAAGTGTGAAGATCTAATGCGACAAGAACAGTCAATTCAAGTTGTGTTTGTAAACCCGGATAATAAAACTAAGCTTGAGCACAGAATTCGTTCAAAGGCTTCAATTGAGGTGGTGAGACTCTTTTTGAATCAAGGATTGGCATTTCGTGGACATCACGAAGATGAATCATCATTAAACAAGgataaatttcttgaaattctttCATGGTATGCCAAGCGGTGTGATAAAATTGGTGATCTTGTGTTGAAAATGGCTCCGAGAAATGATCAATTGACttctcacaaaattcaaaaagataTTATCACTTCATGTAAGCTTGAAACAATTAAAGTTACTATGGAGGATCTAAATGGCAACTATTTCTCGTTGCTAGTTGATGAATCTTGTGATGTGTCATGTAAGGAGAAAATGGCAATTGTTTTGCGATATGTTGATAGATGGGGATCTGTGGTGGAGTGGTTTATTGGGATCGTTCATGTTCGTGATACTAGTGCTTTATGTTTAAAAGAAGCAATTGTTAACTGCCTTGCTCAACATTCTTTGAGTTTATCTCATATACATGGACAATGCTATGATGGAGCAAGCAATATGCAAGGGCTTCTAAGTGGCCATAAAACTTTGATTCAACAAGAAAGTAGATCAGCTCATGCGATTCATTGTTTTTCTCATCAACTTCAGTTGACTCTTGTCGAGGTATCTAAAAAATGTCTTCAAGTTGAAGAACTCGTATTGTCGGTTTCTAATGTCTTAAATGCAGTAAGAGGTTCTTTTAAACGCATGGATGAACTTCGAGAATCTCAAGCAGAAAAAGTTCAAGAGGCACTAGATATGGTCGAGGTTGCAACTGGTAAGGGCTTGAATCAAGAACTTGGTCTTGCTAAGGCTGCCAATACTCGTTGGGGTTCACACTACAAATCTTTTAAAAACTTCGTTAGTATGTTTGCTTCTAACTGATGTTCTTGATACTATTGTTGTTGATTCCGAATGTGAAGATAGAGCTAAGGCAATAGgatttgtcaaacatttgagaTTGCTTTCATATTGCACTTAATGATAGATATTTTGGCGATCACAAATGAACTTAATGAATCACTAcagaagaaagaacaagataTTGCAAATGCTATGTTACTTGTTCAAGTGGTGAAAAAACGATTGCAAGATCTAAGAGATGAAGGATGGGATCCACTTATCGAGAATCTGTCTGCATTTTGTGTCAAGTATGATATTTTGATACCTAATTTTGATGAGTTCTATGTTAATTTTGGAAGATCTCGACGTAGAGTTGCTGATTATACTTTCTCACATCACTATCGTGTTGACATATTTTGTAAGATTACTGGCAACTTCAAGCACTCAATGAACGTTTTAACGAGGTGCGAACGGATTTGATTATTGGAGTTGCTTGCTTGAATCCAGTTGacttattttctagttttgACATCAAGAAAATATTGA from the Lycium ferocissimum isolate CSIRO_LF1 chromosome 11, AGI_CSIRO_Lferr_CH_V1, whole genome shotgun sequence genome contains:
- the LOC132038477 gene encoding uncharacterized protein LOC132038477; protein product: MKRFFSLVSSKLPQSSSSATNAPQVEENLNQLEENHHSAKKQKQRVDLDSLSADPKKRIHILDYLPDELDEIRRAYIQRRPHQPQLPMFLKQILMDESIHQGGGEAFSSIGFKSWHKKKRLDTHVGELNSDHNQAKKKCEDLMRQEQSIQVVFVNPDNKTKLEHRIRSKASIEVVRLFLNQGLAFRGHHEDESSLNKDKFLEILSWYAKRCDKIGDLVLKMAPRNDQLTSHKIQKDIITSCKLETIKVTMEDLNGNYFSLLVDESCDVSCKEKMAIVLRYVDRWGSVVEWFIGIVHVRDTSALCLKEAIVNCLAQHSLSLSHIHGQCYDGASNMQGLLSGHKTLIQQESRSAHAIHCFSHQLQLTLVEVSKKCLQVEELVLSVSNVLNAVRGSFKRMDELRESQAEKVQEALDMVEVATGKGLNQELGLAKAANTRWDILAITNELNESLQKKEQDIANAMLLVQVVKKRLQDLRDEGWDPLIENLSAFCVKYDILIPNFDEFYVNFGRSRRRVADYTFSHHYRVDIFCKITGNFKHSMNVLTSFDIKKILRMAELYPDDFGENIMVTLKNELETYIVDVRDVDGRFSNLKGLGNLTEELVKTKKHLNYPLVFGLVKFVLLLPVATATIERAFSAMKLIKSELRNRMDDDFMSSYIVPYAEKRIFNTDSDESIMNRGSAPTVIQHPSSAPGAEASTREIATIRRITYSANSSGVKDIEAEKERLPEKAKPSMVDVLRENISFHQGMKLNYYPLILKEEVKVAKLNVSEIDTEIEKWNHSLVGYVIGGNPLFKEMLKFAYGVRKFVTTPQVFLHTDGYFIFCFENEEDKCEVLEKAPYTYNNRTVILRNWVTDFELQRNHPEFCQFGYLFRVSQLCLQIDRQVT